The Caulobacter sp. FWC26 genome contains a region encoding:
- a CDS encoding MFS transporter, with protein sequence MTDSTKRTRVRWLIITVLFIITTINYADRATFSIAGQSASKELGLDPVAMGYILSAFAWAYVLGQIPGGALLDKFGSKRIYVISLVVWSLFTALQGFAGFFTGLAAASVFFAMRFAVGLGESPSFPANARIVAAWFPGSERGTASAIFNSAQYFSLVAFAPLMGWLAHTFGWRSVFWVMGVVGLVAAVVFVKLIHSPLTHPAVNKAEVDFIEAGGGLVRMEEASASNGAAFTWANVKQVLSSRMLLGVYLGQYCINVLTYFFVTWFPIYLVKARGMSIMEAGFTAAAPALCGFIGGVFGGIMSDMLLKRTGSLDIARKTPLLIGMLLATCIMACVWIEQEWLVVVVMALAFFGKGVASLGWAVVSDTSPKEMAGVTGGVFNTFGNAAGIVTPIVIGYIVKATGSFDGALIFVGVHCVITILAYFLIVGKIQRLELKAA encoded by the coding sequence ATGACCGACTCCACCAAGCGGACACGTGTGCGCTGGCTGATCATCACGGTCCTCTTCATCATCACCACCATCAATTACGCCGACCGCGCGACCTTCTCGATCGCCGGCCAATCGGCGTCGAAGGAGCTGGGGCTGGATCCGGTGGCCATGGGGTACATCCTGTCGGCCTTCGCCTGGGCTTACGTCCTGGGCCAGATTCCCGGGGGGGCGTTGCTCGACAAGTTCGGCTCCAAGCGGATCTACGTCATTTCGCTGGTGGTCTGGTCGCTGTTTACGGCGCTTCAGGGGTTCGCCGGGTTCTTCACGGGCCTGGCGGCGGCCTCCGTGTTCTTCGCCATGAGGTTCGCCGTGGGCTTGGGCGAGTCGCCCTCGTTTCCCGCCAACGCCCGCATCGTGGCGGCTTGGTTTCCGGGATCGGAGCGGGGCACCGCCTCGGCGATCTTCAATTCAGCCCAGTACTTCTCGCTGGTGGCCTTCGCCCCGTTGATGGGCTGGCTAGCCCACACCTTCGGCTGGCGCTCGGTGTTCTGGGTGATGGGCGTGGTCGGGCTGGTCGCCGCCGTCGTCTTCGTCAAGCTGATCCACAGCCCATTGACCCATCCTGCGGTCAACAAGGCCGAGGTTGACTTTATCGAGGCCGGCGGGGGACTGGTGCGCATGGAGGAAGCCTCGGCTTCGAACGGCGCGGCCTTCACCTGGGCCAACGTCAAGCAGGTGTTGTCCAGCCGGATGCTGCTGGGCGTGTATCTGGGGCAGTACTGCATCAACGTGCTGACCTACTTCTTCGTCACCTGGTTCCCGATCTACCTCGTGAAGGCGCGGGGCATGTCGATCATGGAGGCGGGCTTCACCGCCGCCGCGCCCGCGCTGTGCGGCTTCATCGGCGGTGTGTTCGGCGGGATCATGTCGGACATGCTGCTCAAGCGCACCGGCTCGCTCGACATCGCCCGCAAGACGCCGCTGCTGATCGGCATGCTGCTGGCCACCTGCATCATGGCCTGCGTGTGGATCGAGCAGGAGTGGCTTGTCGTGGTGGTGATGGCGCTGGCCTTCTTCGGCAAGGGCGTCGCTTCGCTGGGCTGGGCGGTGGTTTCGGACACCTCGCCCAAGGAGATGGCCGGCGTGACGGGCGGGGTCTTCAACACCTTCGGCAACGCCGCCGGCATCGTGACCCCGATCGTCATCGGCTACATCGTCAAGGCCACGGGCTCGTTCGACGGCGCCTTGATCTTCGTCGGCGTCCACTGCGTGATCACCATCCTGGCCTATTTCCTGATCGTTGGGAAAATCCAGCGGCTGGAACTGAAGGCGGCTTAA
- a CDS encoding TonB-dependent receptor codes for MSTNRYPAARAVLALSASALALSLATAATAQTAAPQTDDTVEAVVVTGFRASLQSAMNLKRNESGVVDAIKAEDIAQFPDLNLAESLQRIPGVSISRINGEGRQITVRGLGSEYTRVRINGMEAISTTGGTANSGGTNRGRGFDFNVFASDLFNSIAVRKTASADVEEGSLGATVDLTTARPFDTRKPQLVMAVGGSYNDLSGKTTPRVSALASRTFFDGKLGALVSVAYEQRRLKEEGANITRWAVGGSNGGFNAASTVPGYTIAQINNTDATTGIFAPRIPSYVSYDIDNKRLGITGSFQFKPTPDTEITLDTLYAYLHGIRKEAQLQAIGLSRSGVGKPQTIIRDGVVQNGNLVYARMDNVDLRTQSAYDELNTEFKQFTLSAKHNFGSRLVVGALAGYADSTFTQPISTIITFDRANSQNYTYDFRNSRAPQILLGFDPTDPANWSAINGTSEVRIRPQFVENQFSTAKVYGEWEANDNLRIKAGLDWRKFEYDSYGAYRTSETVSQTLTPAELASVSKVFSGFGKNLDMPTGNATAWLAPDIDKYNALLNIYSNTGIYALTNTNNSSARGQYGAVEEQDTGAYIQADFKFEAFGMPFRGDAGVRRVHTQQESAGYAAVSGAIKRVEVKRDYDLTLPSFNLAADVTDTFVARFSAAKTIARPGIGSLSPGGDVSVQGANRNYSSGNPFLDPTQSKNLDVSLEWYPAQGTMVAAGFFFKRIDTFVATLRREAVYNTLGLPDSLLTGTGATADQVFQVTQPVNSDGGDLKGFEINVQQPFTFLPGFWSHFGVIANYTYVDSKIEYLTSTAPGAPTVNATLVGLSKNAANLTLYYETPKWSVRGSLAYRDGYLTQVPGSDGNTVQGTNETLNVDMQASWNIRDNLKLSVEGVNLTDEFNDQYVGDSNRLNVYTHSGRQFIVGLRYNF; via the coding sequence ATGTCGACCAACCGCTACCCCGCCGCGCGCGCTGTTCTGGCGCTGAGCGCCTCGGCCCTGGCGTTGAGCCTCGCGACCGCCGCCACCGCTCAAACCGCTGCGCCGCAGACCGACGACACGGTCGAGGCCGTCGTGGTCACCGGCTTCCGCGCCAGCTTGCAGAGCGCGATGAACCTGAAGCGCAACGAAAGCGGCGTTGTGGACGCGATCAAGGCCGAGGATATCGCCCAGTTCCCCGACCTCAATCTTGCGGAGTCGCTGCAGCGTATCCCCGGCGTCTCGATCTCGCGCATCAACGGCGAAGGCCGCCAGATCACCGTACGGGGCCTCGGCTCTGAGTACACACGCGTTCGCATCAACGGCATGGAGGCGATCTCCACCACCGGCGGCACCGCCAACAGCGGCGGCACCAACCGTGGCCGCGGGTTCGACTTCAACGTCTTCGCGTCCGACCTCTTCAACAGCATCGCCGTCCGCAAGACCGCTTCCGCGGATGTTGAAGAAGGCTCGCTAGGCGCCACCGTGGACCTGACGACCGCCCGCCCCTTCGACACCCGCAAGCCCCAACTCGTGATGGCGGTCGGCGGCAGCTACAACGACCTGTCGGGCAAGACCACGCCACGTGTCTCGGCTCTTGCCAGCCGCACCTTTTTCGATGGCAAGCTGGGCGCGCTGGTCTCGGTGGCCTACGAACAGCGCCGCTTGAAGGAAGAAGGCGCCAACATCACGCGCTGGGCGGTCGGCGGCAGCAACGGCGGCTTCAACGCCGCCTCGACGGTGCCGGGTTACACGATCGCCCAGATCAACAATACTGACGCGACCACCGGCATCTTCGCACCGCGCATCCCGTCCTATGTCAGCTACGATATCGACAATAAGCGCCTTGGGATCACCGGCTCGTTCCAGTTCAAGCCGACGCCCGACACCGAGATCACGCTCGATACCCTGTACGCCTATCTGCACGGCATCCGCAAAGAAGCGCAACTTCAGGCGATCGGCCTTTCGCGGTCTGGCGTCGGCAAGCCGCAGACGATCATCCGGGACGGCGTCGTCCAGAACGGGAACCTCGTCTACGCCCGGATGGACAACGTCGATCTGCGCACGCAGTCGGCCTATGACGAGCTGAACACCGAGTTCAAGCAGTTCACGCTCTCGGCGAAACACAACTTCGGCTCGCGGCTCGTGGTCGGCGCTCTGGCCGGCTATGCGGACTCCACGTTCACGCAGCCGATCTCGACGATCATCACCTTCGACCGGGCCAACAGCCAGAACTACACCTACGACTTCCGCAACAGCCGCGCGCCGCAGATCCTGCTGGGCTTCGACCCGACCGATCCGGCCAACTGGTCGGCGATCAACGGCACGTCCGAGGTCCGTATCCGCCCGCAATTCGTCGAGAACCAGTTCTCGACGGCCAAGGTCTATGGCGAGTGGGAAGCCAACGACAACCTGCGGATCAAGGCGGGCCTGGATTGGCGCAAGTTCGAATACGACAGCTACGGCGCCTACCGGACCAGCGAGACCGTCAGCCAGACCCTGACGCCCGCCGAGTTGGCCTCGGTGTCGAAGGTGTTCAGCGGTTTCGGCAAGAACCTCGACATGCCGACCGGCAACGCCACCGCCTGGCTCGCGCCGGACATCGACAAGTACAACGCGCTGCTGAACATCTACAGCAACACGGGCATCTACGCTCTGACCAACACCAACAACAGCTCGGCGCGTGGCCAATACGGCGCGGTCGAGGAGCAGGACACCGGCGCTTACATCCAGGCCGACTTCAAGTTCGAGGCCTTCGGCATGCCCTTCCGGGGTGACGCCGGTGTACGCCGGGTTCACACCCAGCAGGAGTCTGCGGGCTACGCCGCTGTCAGCGGGGCGATCAAACGCGTCGAGGTCAAGCGTGACTACGACCTGACCTTGCCGTCTTTCAACCTCGCCGCTGACGTGACCGATACGTTCGTGGCGCGCTTCAGCGCGGCAAAGACAATCGCCCGTCCCGGCATCGGCTCCCTATCGCCCGGCGGTGATGTCTCGGTGCAGGGCGCCAACCGCAACTACAGCTCAGGCAACCCGTTCCTCGACCCGACCCAGTCCAAGAACCTGGATGTCTCGCTGGAATGGTACCCCGCTCAAGGGACGATGGTCGCCGCCGGCTTCTTCTTCAAGCGCATCGACACCTTCGTGGCCACGCTCCGGCGTGAGGCGGTCTACAACACCCTCGGCCTGCCGGACTCCCTGCTGACGGGCACCGGCGCCACGGCCGATCAAGTCTTCCAGGTCACCCAGCCCGTGAATTCTGACGGCGGCGACCTGAAAGGCTTCGAGATCAACGTCCAGCAGCCCTTCACCTTCCTGCCGGGCTTCTGGAGCCACTTCGGCGTCATCGCCAACTATACCTACGTGGACTCCAAGATCGAGTATCTGACCTCGACCGCGCCGGGCGCGCCGACCGTCAACGCCACCTTGGTGGGCCTGTCGAAGAACGCCGCCAACCTGACGCTCTATTACGAGACGCCGAAGTGGAGCGTGCGGGGCTCGCTGGCCTATCGCGACGGCTACCTGACCCAGGTGCCCGGCAGCGACGGCAACACCGTCCAGGGCACCAACGAGACCCTGAATGTCGACATGCAGGCCAGTTGGAACATTCGCGACAACCTGAAGCTCTCGGTCGAAGGCGTGAACCTGACCGACGAGTTCAACGACCAATATGTCGGCGATAGCAACCGCCTGAACGTCTACACGCACAGCGGCCGCCAGTTCATCGTCGGCCTGCGCTATAACTTCTAG
- a CDS encoding carboxylesterase/lipase family protein, with product MTLDRRAVLAGTLAAAVAPQVHASGRAAPIADTVAGRVRGLEVDGIKVFKGVRYGADTAPRRFQPAQAAQPWKGVVDALAYGPACPQTRAEEATSEDCLFLNVWTPALADGKRRPVMVYVHGGAHANGSGSSPLYDGTWLARTHDVVVVTVNHRLNCFGYAYLARLGDPDLADSGNVGNLDLILALEWVRDNIAAFGGDPGNVMTFGQSGGGAKLVTLMAMPRAAGLYHKVATMSGQHVTAMGPIHATIRAKAFMAQLGLKPDQTERLKTLPAGQLVEALKMRDPLERKGSIVFWSVVDHRVLSRHPFYPDAPRESAHIPMIIGNTHDETKAFLGGDPKNFAMTWAELPGKLDNELVLDLSPEYLVAQYRRLYPHYTPSDCFFAITTAGRSWPGHLIQAERRAGIGAPAWMYQLDFGAQTDPKMGAFHGYDIPLVFGTLDAKGSMTGTGAAAQKVRDQMSAAFVNFARTGDPNGAAIPAWEKYDLPRRATLVINETSRMVDDPRKAERELFAAAPFLKEGT from the coding sequence ATGACCCTCGATCGCCGCGCCGTCCTGGCCGGAACCTTGGCGGCGGCCGTCGCCCCGCAGGTCCATGCGAGTGGTCGCGCCGCCCCGATCGCCGACACGGTGGCGGGCCGGGTACGCGGGCTGGAGGTCGACGGGATCAAGGTCTTCAAGGGCGTGCGGTATGGCGCTGACACCGCCCCGCGGCGGTTCCAGCCGGCGCAGGCGGCCCAACCGTGGAAGGGTGTCGTCGACGCGCTGGCCTATGGCCCGGCCTGTCCCCAGACCAGGGCCGAGGAGGCCACCAGCGAAGACTGCCTGTTCCTGAACGTCTGGACCCCCGCCCTCGCCGATGGAAAGCGGCGGCCGGTGATGGTCTATGTGCATGGCGGCGCCCATGCCAACGGCTCGGGATCGAGCCCGCTCTATGACGGAACCTGGCTGGCGCGCACCCACGACGTGGTCGTGGTCACGGTGAACCATCGCCTCAACTGTTTCGGCTATGCCTATCTGGCCCGCCTGGGCGATCCCGACCTCGCCGACAGCGGCAATGTCGGCAATCTCGACCTGATCCTGGCGCTGGAGTGGGTGCGCGACAACATCGCGGCCTTCGGCGGCGATCCTGGCAATGTCATGACCTTCGGCCAGTCCGGCGGCGGGGCCAAGCTGGTGACCCTGATGGCCATGCCGCGCGCGGCGGGCCTCTACCACAAGGTCGCGACCATGAGCGGCCAGCACGTGACGGCGATGGGGCCGATCCACGCCACGATCCGCGCCAAGGCCTTCATGGCTCAGTTGGGCCTCAAGCCCGACCAGACCGAGCGCCTGAAGACCCTGCCCGCTGGACAACTGGTCGAGGCGCTGAAGATGCGCGACCCGCTCGAGCGTAAGGGAAGCATCGTCTTCTGGTCCGTCGTCGACCACCGCGTGCTCTCACGGCATCCGTTCTATCCGGACGCGCCGCGCGAAAGCGCCCATATCCCGATGATCATCGGCAACACCCACGACGAGACCAAGGCGTTCTTGGGCGGCGATCCGAAGAACTTCGCGATGACCTGGGCGGAGCTGCCCGGCAAGCTCGACAACGAGCTGGTGCTGGACCTGTCGCCCGAATACCTGGTCGCCCAGTACCGCCGACTCTATCCCCACTACACGCCGTCGGACTGCTTCTTCGCCATCACCACGGCGGGACGGTCCTGGCCCGGCCACCTGATCCAGGCCGAACGGCGCGCGGGGATCGGGGCCCCGGCCTGGATGTACCAGCTGGATTTCGGCGCCCAGACCGATCCGAAGATGGGGGCCTTCCATGGCTATGACATCCCGCTGGTGTTCGGGACCCTGGACGCGAAGGGGTCGATGACCGGGACTGGGGCCGCCGCGCAAAAGGTGCGCGACCAGATGAGCGCCGCCTTCGTCAACTTCGCGCGAACCGGCGATCCCAATGGCGCAGCCATCCCCGCTTGGGAAAAGTACGACCTGCCGCGTCGGGCCACGCTGGTCATCAACGAGACCTCGCGGATGGTCGATGATCCGCGCAAGGCTGAGCGGGAGTTGTTCGCCGCCGCCCCGTTCCTCAAGGAAGGAACCTAG